In Strigops habroptila isolate Jane chromosome 6, bStrHab1.2.pri, whole genome shotgun sequence, a single genomic region encodes these proteins:
- the LOC115609696 gene encoding uncharacterized protein LOC115609696 isoform X5, translating to MPSSIGRMFARNLDKAGFRVSAAHWPPREEGTATEEECSSSMEVAQLHMTEDEYQKTVKTFIESHLSLKGMYGLMKKPSILIWEEEEPDTHSLPERKTSSKWKKVFKAPALCATVLSCLLNCALTFLKRSLQLLVPSLESKN from the exons ATGCCTTC CTCCATTGGGAGGATGTTTGCAAGGAACCTGGATAAAGCAGGTTTCAGGGTGTCTGCTGCACACTGGCCTCCTCGAGAGGAGGGGACGGCTACGGAAGAAGAGTGCTCCTCAAGCATGGAGGTAGCCCAGCTCCACATGACTGAAGATGAGTATCAGAAGACAGTGAAAACCTTCATAGAAAGCCACTTATCCCTGAAAG GCATGTATGGGCTGATGAAGAAGCCATCGATCCTGATATGGGAAGAAGAGGAACCAGACACACACAGCTTACCTGAGAGAAAAACCTCCTCTAAATGGAAGAAGGTTTTCAAGGCTCCAG CCCTCTGTGCCACAGTCCTCTCCTGCCTACTGAACTGTGCCTTGACTTTCCTGAAGAGAAGCCTGCAGCTCCTTGTGCCCTCGCTGGAGTCCAAAAACTGA
- the LOC115609696 gene encoding estradiol 17-beta-dehydrogenase 2-like isoform X1 — translation MIFLLQHLFLLATDLLLATTLSCLFYAFVCISIASLACFIILFSFGILERNIDVKGRAIVILVSNSSIGRMFARNLDKAGFRVSAAHWPPREEGTATEEECSSSMEVAQLHMTEDEYQKTVKTFIESHLSLKGMYGLMKKPSILIWEEEEPDTHSLPERKTSSKWKKVFKAPALCATVLSCLLNCALTFLKRSLQLLVPSLESKN, via the exons ATGATTTTCCTCTTGCAGCATCTCTTCTTGCTGGCCACAGACTTACTGCTCGCGACGACCCTTTCCTGCCTCTTCTATGCCTTCGTGTGCATTTCTATCGCATCTTTGGCCTGCTTCATTATCCTCTTCTCCTTTGGCATTCTGGAGAGGAATATTGATGTGAAAGGGAGAGCAATTGTAATTCTCGTGTCCAACAGCTCCATTGGGAGGATGTTTGCAAGGAACCTGGATAAAGCAGGTTTCAGGGTGTCTGCTGCACACTGGCCTCCTCGAGAGGAGGGGACGGCTACGGAAGAAGAGTGCTCCTCAAGCATGGAGGTAGCCCAGCTCCACATGACTGAAGATGAGTATCAGAAGACAGTGAAAACCTTCATAGAAAGCCACTTATCCCTGAAAG GCATGTATGGGCTGATGAAGAAGCCATCGATCCTGATATGGGAAGAAGAGGAACCAGACACACACAGCTTACCTGAGAGAAAAACCTCCTCTAAATGGAAGAAGGTTTTCAAGGCTCCAG CCCTCTGTGCCACAGTCCTCTCCTGCCTACTGAACTGTGCCTTGACTTTCCTGAAGAGAAGCCTGCAGCTCCTTGTGCCCTCGCTGGAGTCCAAAAACTGA
- the LOC115609696 gene encoding estradiol 17-beta-dehydrogenase 2-like isoform X2, producing MIFLLQHLFLLATDLLLATTLSCLFYAFVCISIASLACFIILFSFGILERNIDVKGRAIVILVSNSSIGRMFARNLDKAGFRVSAAHWPPREEGTATEEECSSSMEVAQLHMTEDEYQKTVKTFIESHLSLKGSAEEGHFGSQSVHHEASPTADSLQRGEASSRPEVPVVRSCETLHGSGCSPSIH from the exons ATGATTTTCCTCTTGCAGCATCTCTTCTTGCTGGCCACAGACTTACTGCTCGCGACGACCCTTTCCTGCCTCTTCTATGCCTTCGTGTGCATTTCTATCGCATCTTTGGCCTGCTTCATTATCCTCTTCTCCTTTGGCATTCTGGAGAGGAATATTGATGTGAAAGGGAGAGCAATTGTAATTCTCGTGTCCAACAGCTCCATTGGGAGGATGTTTGCAAGGAACCTGGATAAAGCAGGTTTCAGGGTGTCTGCTGCACACTGGCCTCCTCGAGAGGAGGGGACGGCTACGGAAGAAGAGTGCTCCTCAAGCATGGAGGTAGCCCAGCTCCACATGACTGAAGATGAGTATCAGAAGACAGTGAAAACCTTCATAGAAAGCCACTTATCCCTGAAAG gctctgcagaggaaggacATTTTGGAAGTCAGAGCGTGCACCATGAAGCCTCCCCTACTGCAGACAGCCTTCAGAGAGGTG AAGCATCCAGCAGACCTGAAGTGCCTGTGGTCAGATCCTGTGAGACTCTGCATGGCTCAGGATGCAGCCCCTCCATTCACTAG
- the LOC115609696 gene encoding estradiol 17-beta-dehydrogenase 2-like isoform X4, translating into MIFLLQHLFLLATDLLLATTLSCLFYAFVCISIASLACFIILFSFGILERNIDVKGRAIVILVSNSSIGRMFARNLDKAGFRVSAAHWPPREEGTATEEECSSSMEVAQLHMTEDEYQKTVKTFIESHLSLKGSAEEGHFGSQSVHHEASPTADSLQRGASSRPEVPVVRSCETLHGSGCSPSIH; encoded by the exons ATGATTTTCCTCTTGCAGCATCTCTTCTTGCTGGCCACAGACTTACTGCTCGCGACGACCCTTTCCTGCCTCTTCTATGCCTTCGTGTGCATTTCTATCGCATCTTTGGCCTGCTTCATTATCCTCTTCTCCTTTGGCATTCTGGAGAGGAATATTGATGTGAAAGGGAGAGCAATTGTAATTCTCGTGTCCAACAGCTCCATTGGGAGGATGTTTGCAAGGAACCTGGATAAAGCAGGTTTCAGGGTGTCTGCTGCACACTGGCCTCCTCGAGAGGAGGGGACGGCTACGGAAGAAGAGTGCTCCTCAAGCATGGAGGTAGCCCAGCTCCACATGACTGAAGATGAGTATCAGAAGACAGTGAAAACCTTCATAGAAAGCCACTTATCCCTGAAAG gctctgcagaggaaggacATTTTGGAAGTCAGAGCGTGCACCATGAAGCCTCCCCTACTGCAGACAGCCTTCAGAGAGGTG CATCCAGCAGACCTGAAGTGCCTGTGGTCAGATCCTGTGAGACTCTGCATGGCTCAGGATGCAGCCCCTCCATTCACTAG
- the LOC115609696 gene encoding estradiol 17-beta-dehydrogenase 2-like isoform X3, whose amino-acid sequence MIFLLQHLFLLATDLLLATTLSCLFYAFVCISIASLACFIILFSFGILERNIDVKGRAIVILVSNSSIGRMFARNLDKAGFRVSAAHWPPREEGTATEEECSSSMEVAQLHMTEDEYQKTVKTFIESHLSLKGSAEEGHFGSQSVHHEASPTADSLQREASSRPEVPVVRSCETLHGSGCSPSIH is encoded by the exons ATGATTTTCCTCTTGCAGCATCTCTTCTTGCTGGCCACAGACTTACTGCTCGCGACGACCCTTTCCTGCCTCTTCTATGCCTTCGTGTGCATTTCTATCGCATCTTTGGCCTGCTTCATTATCCTCTTCTCCTTTGGCATTCTGGAGAGGAATATTGATGTGAAAGGGAGAGCAATTGTAATTCTCGTGTCCAACAGCTCCATTGGGAGGATGTTTGCAAGGAACCTGGATAAAGCAGGTTTCAGGGTGTCTGCTGCACACTGGCCTCCTCGAGAGGAGGGGACGGCTACGGAAGAAGAGTGCTCCTCAAGCATGGAGGTAGCCCAGCTCCACATGACTGAAGATGAGTATCAGAAGACAGTGAAAACCTTCATAGAAAGCCACTTATCCCTGAAAG gctctgcagaggaaggacATTTTGGAAGTCAGAGCGTGCACCATGAAGCCTCCCCTACTGCAGACAGCCTTCAGAGAG AAGCATCCAGCAGACCTGAAGTGCCTGTGGTCAGATCCTGTGAGACTCTGCATGGCTCAGGATGCAGCCCCTCCATTCACTAG